One genomic region from Microcystis panniformis FACHB-1757 encodes:
- a CDS encoding aldo/keto reductase gives MRYRRFGRTNWQFSLFSLGTMRCLSSESVFTATVDRALELGINHLETARGYGNSEVFLGRYLQRQGVRERVYLTTKLVPTPDRQTMEKAIAESLERLQLNYLDCLAIHGINTREHLNWIKDPQGCMKAVFLAQEAGKIGHIGFSTHAPLEIILETINTDFFAFVNIHYYFFWQRQQPAIALAQAKDMGVFIISPADKGGGLHRPPKKLEELCAPFSPLELNYRFLLSDPRITTLSVGAAIPEELEAIINVCEGDQPLDAAEIAVFKRLEAHLTDKLATDLCSQCYQCLPCPENINIPEVLRLRNLAVAYEMTDFGQYRYRMLENAGHWFPGRKANNCTECGDCLPRCPEKLPIPRLLFDTHELLKGPAQRRLWSS, from the coding sequence ATGCGTTATCGACGATTTGGCCGTACTAATTGGCAATTTTCGCTGTTTTCCCTGGGGACAATGCGCTGTTTGTCCTCAGAGTCGGTGTTTACTGCAACAGTCGATCGCGCCCTAGAATTGGGGATTAATCACCTAGAAACGGCCAGAGGTTACGGTAATAGCGAAGTTTTTCTCGGTCGCTACCTGCAGCGTCAAGGGGTGCGGGAGCGGGTTTATCTGACCACGAAATTGGTCCCCACTCCCGATCGCCAAACTATGGAAAAAGCGATCGCCGAATCCCTAGAACGATTACAATTAAATTACCTCGATTGTCTAGCAATTCACGGTATTAACACCCGCGAGCATTTAAACTGGATTAAAGACCCGCAAGGCTGCATGAAAGCCGTTTTTCTGGCCCAAGAAGCTGGAAAAATTGGTCATATTGGCTTTTCTACCCATGCACCCCTAGAAATTATTCTCGAGACGATCAATACAGATTTCTTCGCTTTTGTCAATATCCATTACTATTTTTTTTGGCAAAGACAGCAACCGGCGATCGCTTTAGCCCAAGCAAAGGACATGGGTGTGTTTATTATTTCCCCTGCTGATAAGGGAGGTGGTCTCCACAGACCTCCCAAGAAGCTAGAGGAATTATGCGCTCCTTTTTCACCCCTAGAGCTAAATTATCGCTTTTTATTGAGCGATCCGCGCATTACTACCCTCAGCGTCGGGGCAGCGATACCGGAGGAATTAGAGGCAATTATTAACGTATGCGAAGGAGATCAGCCCCTAGATGCGGCAGAAATTGCCGTTTTTAAGCGTTTAGAGGCACATTTAACCGATAAATTGGCTACAGATTTATGTAGCCAATGTTATCAATGTTTACCCTGTCCCGAAAATATTAATATCCCCGAAGTGTTGAGACTGCGGAATCTGGCAGTAGCTTACGAAATGACCGATTTTGGTCAGTATCGCTATCGAATGCTGGAAAATGCCGGTCATTGGTTCCCCGGACGCAAGGCCAATAATTGTACTGAATGCGGTGATTGTTTACCTCGCTGCCCGGAAAAATTGCCCATTCCCCGACTGCTATTTGATACACACGAACTACTTAAGGGACCGGCGCAACGGAGATTGTGGTCATCTTAG
- a CDS encoding bifunctional nuclease family protein, producing MIEMKVAGIALDAITRSPIVLLKDGSERRALPIYIGQDQAKAIITVLEQQKPPRPLTHDLIANIFKVWDMDLEKIIIHSLQDNTFYAVLCLQRGEVKKEIDCRPSDAIAIALRTNSPVWVMEEVIASASIPVDRDADEQERQAFRNFVSNLSPSDLIQRHGDFSDQ from the coding sequence ATGATCGAAATGAAAGTCGCTGGAATTGCCCTAGACGCTATCACTCGCAGTCCCATTGTACTACTCAAGGATGGTTCCGAGCGTCGCGCCCTACCTATCTACATCGGACAAGATCAGGCTAAGGCCATTATCACCGTCCTCGAACAACAAAAACCCCCTCGTCCCCTCACCCACGATTTGATCGCTAATATTTTTAAAGTTTGGGACATGGATTTAGAAAAGATTATCATCCATTCTCTCCAAGATAATACCTTTTATGCTGTTCTCTGTCTCCAGCGCGGCGAAGTCAAAAAAGAAATCGATTGTCGTCCCAGTGATGCGATCGCCATTGCTCTGCGTACCAACAGTCCTGTCTGGGTAATGGAAGAAGTGATCGCTTCCGCTTCTATTCCTGTCGATCGTGACGCGGATGAGCAGGAACGTCAAGCTTTTCGCAATTTCGTCTCCAATCTTAGCCCCTCAGACCTGATCCAACGTCACGGTGATTTTAGTGATCAGTGA
- the rpsD gene encoding 30S ribosomal protein S4 — protein sequence MSRYRGPRLRVVRRLGELPGLTRKNARRAYAPGQHGQARKKRSEYAIRLEEKQKLRFNYGVSEKQLVRYVRKARRATGSTGQVLLQLLEMRLDNTVFRLGMAGTIPGARQLVNHGHVTVNGRVVDIASYQCRPGDVIGVRNQERSQDLVKRNMEYPGLANLPSHLEFDKNTLVGKVNGVVEREWIALSINELLVVEYYSRKV from the coding sequence ATGTCTCGTTATAGAGGACCGCGCTTGCGCGTTGTGCGTCGTTTAGGGGAATTACCAGGGTTAACCCGTAAAAATGCCCGTCGTGCCTATGCACCGGGGCAACATGGCCAGGCCCGCAAAAAACGTTCAGAATATGCCATTCGTCTAGAAGAAAAACAAAAACTGCGTTTTAACTACGGTGTCAGCGAGAAACAATTAGTTCGCTATGTCCGCAAAGCTCGCCGGGCTACTGGTTCCACCGGTCAAGTGCTGCTGCAACTCCTAGAAATGCGTCTGGATAATACCGTTTTCCGTCTCGGTATGGCCGGGACAATTCCGGGGGCGCGACAATTAGTCAATCATGGTCACGTCACCGTTAACGGTAGAGTTGTGGATATTGCCAGTTATCAGTGCCGTCCGGGTGATGTGATTGGAGTTAGAAATCAAGAGCGTTCCCAGGATCTCGTCAAAAGAAATATGGAATACCCCGGTTTAGCCAATCTGCCGAGTCATTTGGAATTTGACAAAAACACCCTTGTGGGCAAAGTGAATGGCGTTGTGGAAAGAGAATGGATTGCCCTCTCGATTAATGAACTGTTAGTAGTGGAATACTACTCTCGGAAAGTCTAG
- a CDS encoding DUF6603 domain-containing protein, with amino-acid sequence MINPNLQSIKNQLNLGHLTLDQNAIGSALANQLQQAFSGEILQLEAVKQTIAETDDSLYFQARIPSLLGVRLQAVEGIFFVYNGQLEYLLKATLPKVWDFSWSYPDLPDYTNFGNLGPDAGNQSSLFYDLRFPADKPMVLVFSSHNFQKDQTPKSYLTLLDTTLNISKIHQGLNFVSEIALSEMPLLDTLIEFAGYQDLSLPFYGYLNQQPEYEEIRLEIELNFTKTYEDIFSFGISSLVLHTSISLYANYIGSGISFLGGVSIGTSKTPKNVEIVWPVGSTQLIIENAEPIPFPGFDTFTNLLSGHLPNNSDTFPLAINSLSTLEIRELSLHLSLSPLRVSYIVLSIGPTANWNQPLLGKALTIEDLLLRWEVSPGDPTPIRFYLLSAFNVGGGLVNASAVFPDFAFYGELGLYQTIALEQIIEEIIPNAHLPHISILDLAISADIKQGLYAFEIEMASDWELNLGGTSILPLKYLHLEIEKNLGGSFATINSVLTIAGVDLILLATNANESGGWTFAGSTRPGQQIPIGLLIKDLVTTFGITDEGFPKAIEGLVVENIATYFNTETKNFYFTCESILEIEEEIIDVILQINITQQLDGSYQKHFDGHITIGSLKFALIFDTDQTSTKFLAAYHDDQTIKIKDLIGYIDSQLKEDIPEGLEISLKDALFAYAKQQTLTNFLFGLNIDGGINLSNLPLVGQEFPPNQTLKISLQILATKADFTAPELQALNTLYTDGGIQLPTTNIKQGLDLIPSLQLGSEIQQLELPITINKDNGQIEGTTPPRDNNLSPSVVTPSSTPTPISDSTKWFTLQKSLGPVHFQRVGLKYQDSKIWVLLDASLNLAGLSLSLDGLAVNSPLNQFDPKFDLKGIGIDYKGGDTLEIGGAFLRTKITTQDGKTYDEYDGAAVIKFNVKGKALKLSAIGSYAYFQGHPSLFIYAILDYPIGGPSFFFVTGLAAGFGYNRALKVPTIDQIATFPLVAEAVNPPPAEGSNSDQAARLTGELTKLRDYIPPETGQIFLAIGIKFTSFKLIDSFLLLTVAFGNRFELNILGLATLIAPPNVGAGVPPVAEVQLALKASFLPAEGFIGVIAQLTPNSYILSQACHLTGGFAFYGWFAPNVHEGDFVLTLGGYHPLFKVPDHYPKVPRLGLNWQVSSELYLKADAYFALTPSAIMAGGHLQATWNSGPLSAWFNAGADFLMSWKPYHYDISIYIDMGVSYTFQFFGTQHITVQLGADLHIWGPEFTGIAHIHLWIISFDVSFGSSASQAPTAIDWNEFKTSFLPAADAICTIAVKEGLVRKVNQDDKTDLGIINPKDFCLVTNSVIPAKKAVYTKDITLQDDQIQIAASNTQFGISPMEVKSEQLTSDLTISITRDGKSLSSAEFDKNFTCIPLFKKVPIALWGESLNPSLNGNQFIENTLSGLEIKPKKQPELGATQAINRSELQFSPVSIDNAYHWQTIGTFQEETTKDISSTIVDNAVNNTRDNLLKALNLNSEEIDLSATIADHFLGLPKIGVLVN; translated from the coding sequence ATGATCAATCCCAACCTTCAATCTATCAAAAACCAACTCAACTTAGGTCATTTAACACTGGATCAGAATGCCATCGGTTCAGCTTTAGCTAATCAACTTCAACAAGCCTTTTCTGGAGAAATATTACAACTTGAGGCAGTAAAACAAACCATCGCAGAAACGGATGATTCCCTATATTTTCAAGCAAGAATCCCTTCATTACTGGGGGTAAGACTGCAAGCTGTCGAAGGCATTTTTTTTGTCTATAACGGTCAGTTAGAGTACCTACTAAAAGCCACTCTCCCGAAGGTTTGGGATTTTTCTTGGTCTTATCCAGACCTTCCCGATTATACTAATTTTGGCAACTTAGGTCCAGATGCGGGTAATCAATCCTCACTTTTTTACGACTTACGATTTCCCGCTGATAAGCCGATGGTACTGGTTTTTTCTTCCCACAATTTTCAGAAAGATCAAACCCCAAAATCCTATCTCACATTACTAGATACTACCTTAAATATTAGTAAAATCCATCAGGGGCTAAATTTTGTTTCAGAGATAGCACTTTCTGAGATGCCACTTTTAGATACACTAATAGAGTTTGCAGGTTATCAAGATTTATCTTTACCTTTTTATGGCTATCTAAATCAACAACCTGAATACGAAGAAATACGCTTAGAGATAGAACTAAATTTTACTAAAACCTATGAAGATATTTTCAGTTTTGGGATTTCTTCACTTGTCTTGCATACCAGCATCTCTCTTTATGCTAACTATATAGGATCAGGGATTAGCTTTTTAGGGGGAGTTAGCATAGGAACCTCAAAAACACCTAAAAACGTAGAGATAGTCTGGCCCGTAGGGAGTACACAACTCATCATCGAAAATGCAGAACCTATTCCTTTTCCCGGTTTCGACACTTTTACTAACTTATTAAGTGGTCATTTACCCAACAATAGCGATACCTTTCCTCTGGCAATAAACTCATTAAGTACCCTAGAAATTCGTGAATTATCCCTACACTTATCCCTAAGTCCACTTAGGGTATCTTATATTGTCTTAAGTATCGGTCCGACAGCAAACTGGAATCAACCCTTATTAGGAAAAGCATTAACAATTGAGGATTTATTATTACGATGGGAAGTTAGTCCCGGAGATCCTACTCCTATTCGTTTTTATCTCCTATCCGCTTTTAATGTGGGAGGGGGTTTAGTAAACGCTTCAGCCGTCTTTCCCGACTTTGCTTTTTATGGTGAACTTGGCTTATATCAAACCATCGCCTTAGAGCAAATCATTGAGGAAATAATCCCCAATGCTCACCTGCCACACATCTCCATATTAGACCTTGCGATAAGTGCTGATATCAAACAAGGGTTATACGCCTTTGAAATAGAGATGGCTAGTGATTGGGAATTGAACTTGGGAGGAACTTCTATCTTACCCCTTAAATATTTACATCTAGAGATAGAAAAGAACCTTGGTGGTAGCTTTGCTACAATTAACAGTGTTCTGACTATTGCCGGGGTAGATCTGATTCTGCTGGCGACTAATGCCAACGAAAGTGGGGGTTGGACTTTTGCCGGAAGTACCAGACCTGGACAGCAAATTCCCATCGGACTGTTAATAAAAGATTTAGTAACAACCTTTGGAATAACAGATGAAGGTTTTCCCAAAGCTATTGAGGGATTAGTGGTTGAAAATATAGCAACTTATTTCAATACTGAAACAAAGAATTTCTACTTTACCTGTGAATCTATATTGGAGATCGAAGAAGAAATAATTGATGTAATTCTTCAAATTAATATTACCCAACAATTAGACGGTTCTTATCAAAAACACTTTGATGGACATATCACTATTGGGAGCTTAAAATTTGCCCTCATTTTCGATACTGACCAAACCTCTACCAAATTCCTCGCCGCTTACCATGATGACCAGACGATAAAAATTAAAGACCTAATTGGTTATATTGATTCTCAGTTAAAAGAGGATATACCAGAAGGACTAGAAATAAGCCTAAAAGATGCCTTATTTGCCTATGCTAAACAACAAACCTTAACTAACTTTCTCTTTGGTTTAAATATTGATGGTGGCATTAACCTCTCTAACCTCCCCTTAGTCGGACAAGAATTTCCTCCCAATCAAACCCTGAAAATTTCCCTACAAATCTTAGCAACTAAAGCTGATTTTACAGCCCCAGAATTACAAGCCTTAAACACTTTATATACCGACGGAGGCATTCAACTCCCCACCACCAATATTAAGCAAGGTCTAGACCTTATCCCCTCGCTTCAACTCGGAAGCGAAATCCAACAATTAGAACTCCCCATCACCATCAATAAAGATAATGGTCAAATAGAAGGAACAACCCCCCCACGGGATAATAACCTTTCTCCCTCAGTCGTCACCCCTTCCTCTACTCCCACCCCAATTAGTGATAGTACCAAATGGTTTACACTGCAAAAAAGCTTAGGGCCTGTCCACTTTCAGAGAGTTGGTCTAAAATACCAAGACTCAAAAATCTGGGTTTTATTAGATGCTAGTCTTAACCTAGCTGGACTTTCCCTCTCCCTTGATGGACTTGCCGTTAACTCCCCCCTCAATCAATTTGACCCCAAATTTGACCTTAAAGGCATCGGCATTGATTACAAAGGAGGCGACACACTAGAAATTGGTGGCGCATTCCTCAGAACCAAAATCACCACCCAAGATGGAAAAACCTACGACGAATACGACGGTGCCGCCGTTATCAAATTTAACGTCAAAGGCAAAGCCCTCAAACTTTCCGCCATAGGGTCCTATGCTTATTTTCAAGGGCATCCCTCCCTCTTTATCTACGCCATTCTTGACTACCCCATCGGTGGCCCCTCCTTCTTCTTCGTCACCGGATTAGCCGCCGGCTTTGGCTATAACCGCGCCCTCAAAGTCCCCACCATTGACCAAATTGCCACCTTCCCCCTTGTCGCCGAAGCGGTTAACCCTCCTCCTGCTGAGGGTTCTAACTCAGACCAAGCCGCCCGACTCACAGGAGAACTAACCAAACTCCGAGACTATATCCCCCCCGAAACTGGGCAAATATTCCTCGCCATCGGCATTAAATTCACCTCTTTTAAACTGATTGATTCTTTTCTCCTGCTTACCGTCGCTTTTGGTAATCGTTTTGAACTTAATATACTTGGTTTAGCCACCCTCATCGCCCCCCCAAATGTAGGCGCAGGAGTCCCCCCAGTTGCCGAGGTACAACTAGCCCTCAAAGCCAGTTTTCTGCCCGCCGAAGGATTTATTGGCGTTATTGCCCAACTTACTCCTAACTCTTATATCCTTTCTCAAGCTTGTCATCTCACTGGAGGATTTGCCTTTTATGGCTGGTTTGCCCCTAACGTCCATGAGGGAGATTTTGTCCTCACTTTAGGGGGTTATCATCCCCTCTTTAAAGTCCCAGACCATTACCCGAAAGTACCTCGCCTTGGGCTTAATTGGCAAGTTAGCAGTGAACTTTACCTCAAAGCAGATGCTTATTTTGCCTTGACTCCTTCCGCTATCATGGCCGGGGGACACCTCCAAGCTACTTGGAATAGTGGTCCTCTGAGTGCTTGGTTCAACGCCGGGGCAGACTTTCTCATGTCTTGGAAACCCTATCACTACGATATTTCTATCTATATTGATATGGGGGTTTCCTATACTTTCCAATTTTTCGGGACTCAGCATATTACCGTTCAATTAGGGGCAGATTTACACATCTGGGGACCCGAATTTACAGGGATTGCCCATATTCATCTTTGGATTATTTCTTTTGATGTGAGCTTTGGTAGCAGTGCCTCGCAAGCACCCACAGCCATTGACTGGAATGAGTTTAAAACCTCTTTTCTCCCTGCTGCTGATGCTATTTGTACCATTGCCGTTAAAGAGGGTTTAGTCAGAAAAGTTAATCAAGATGATAAAACAGATTTAGGGATCATTAATCCTAAAGATTTCTGCTTAGTCACTAATTCAGTCATTCCTGCTAAGAAAGCTGTCTATACTAAAGATATAACTCTTCAAGACGATCAAATCCAAATCGCGGCAAGTAATACCCAATTTGGCATCAGTCCAATGGAAGTCAAATCGGAGCAATTAACCTCAGATTTAACGATTAGTATAACTAGAGATGGCAAGTCTCTAAGTTCAGCAGAATTTGACAAAAATTTTACTTGTATTCCCCTATTTAAAAAAGTTCCCATCGCACTTTGGGGCGAATCTTTAAACCCTAGTTTGAATGGTAATCAATTTATTGAAAATACCCTATCTGGATTAGAAATTAAACCTAAAAAACAACCAGAACTGGGGGCAACTCAAGCCATTAATCGCAGTGAATTACAATTTAGCCCTGTTTCGATTGATAATGCTTATCATTGGCAGACAATTGGCACTTTTCAGGAGGAAACCACTAAAGACATTAGTAGCACTATTGTAGATAACGCAGTCAACAACACCAGAGATAATTTACTAAAAGCACTAAATTTAAACAGTGAAGAAATTGATCTCAGTGCAACAATTGCCGATCATTTCTTAGGTTTACCTAAAATTGGAGTTTTAGTTAATTAA
- a CDS encoding nucleotidyltransferase domain-containing protein, translated as MTLTIVNDTLKTILARLKRELKNHYGDRLKQLIMFGSQARGDAHPDSDIDVLVVLKGEVNASEEIEKTGSIIASLSLEKDSVISCIFMDEYRFIHRSGPLLRNIRKEGIIL; from the coding sequence ATGACATTAACGATTGTCAATGATACCCTAAAAACCATTCTCGCTCGACTGAAACGAGAATTAAAAAATCATTACGGTGATCGCCTTAAACAGTTGATCATGTTTGGTTCTCAGGCCAGGGGTGACGCGCATCCAGACTCTGATATTGATGTCTTAGTGGTTCTCAAAGGAGAAGTAAATGCCAGTGAAGAAATTGAAAAAACTGGCTCCATTATAGCCAGTTTATCTTTAGAAAAAGATTCGGTAATCAGTTGTATATTTATGGATGAATACCGATTCATTCATCGTTCTGGTCCTTTGCTTAGGAATATTCGTAAAGAGGGAATAATTCTATGA
- a CDS encoding type I restriction endonuclease subunit R produces MLSMIQTYPISKTITTLAVLKQKFNLSATDNDQFFNEWQQDLPDLTTQEKETLEQIKRRFERHRERSPLAEGVINQLLISPLLTLAGLYDEPFYVTTEASVELEIEEEEEILRGRIDTLIIAPQLWVLIIESKSTIAFPVALPQIMTYMMANPNPQIPVYGLIGNGDEFMFIKMLIQGVPQYDFSNIFSLLLPRRNQLEDILQILKQIAKIMIINMTD; encoded by the coding sequence ATGTTAAGCATGATACAGACTTACCCAATTTCTAAAACTATCACCACCTTGGCTGTTCTAAAGCAAAAGTTTAATTTATCTGCTACAGATAACGATCAATTTTTTAATGAATGGCAACAGGACTTACCTGATTTAACTACTCAAGAAAAAGAAACCTTAGAGCAAATCAAAAGACGATTTGAACGCCATAGAGAGAGAAGTCCTTTAGCAGAAGGAGTGATCAATCAATTACTCATTTCTCCTTTACTAACTTTGGCGGGTTTATATGATGAACCTTTCTATGTCACCACGGAAGCAAGTGTTGAACTAGAAATAGAAGAAGAGGAGGAAATCTTACGGGGGAGAATTGATACTTTAATTATTGCTCCACAACTGTGGGTGTTAATCATTGAGTCTAAATCTACCATTGCTTTTCCCGTTGCATTACCGCAAATAATGACTTACATGATGGCAAATCCTAACCCTCAAATCCCTGTCTATGGTTTGATAGGTAACGGTGATGAATTTATGTTTATTAAAATGCTGATCCAAGGCGTTCCTCAATATGACTTTTCTAACATTTTTTCCCTGCTTTTACCCCGGAGAAATCAGTTAGAGGATATCTTGCAAATTCTCAAACAAATTGCTAAAATTATGATCATAAATATGACGGATTAA
- a CDS encoding LamG domain-containing protein: MSNTNDLVLHLKLDTIIPDADNQIVRSAFLSENVSALSENISASTENQYSVHGSPQVVSDEHFGSCFIFDGRQDYIEIPNSEDINFATNQDFTVASWIKIAKEQPFKTNGDNDIIEKWNGSGGYPYVIRYLRNEQRIHAARYDGSNNPAVTTTTQLNSEQFYHIAFVKEGSKLRLYLDGHEENSTDDTTQSQTQNDSPLYLARRGGSNEAYANYFAGTIAHLRIYNKALFPEEIKQDMNDDLTAIAAFNLAYPLDFDLYEGDNKESIIFIENDTKGEELVLEIANNTEQGITLLAKSGAVSQNNYHFELRFRPDTLSPKSLQQLALKPQSNWSMSHPVTQADGIVSLYFLTTNTTLSANEVVTLTLPNVSASAAGGARTTRVEFLCPEFTYQGETLTHYYREKNLSVIDHRGKKNIPLHVSFVGSNRILNDGTTTNKLTLRIVNVLKDKSIPLIPDSKGDNASKFIISFDVQEEGQNKDWALGTTSQVQGIGIQGTDFRLTARHIEEWKIVKETQGESPTWTITNQNEENVELRQEQGIELTISKIISSLPSGQTNLYIRYENIPGYWDGTFICTIEKSPILFDEHGKVGMGITPGTEQLKVKGDTAITGKFSLGQLIANYDSGWFDVEINKNYKKEHNLGTFLLVTQILFKDTNGRIWDAKTTLRRVNDGDFQNSYCGYYLLMPDHNTFDFATAGQAVFAADNTSTYGPERKSQRFFKGSYRIFAWRIGATLNE, translated from the coding sequence ATGAGTAACACTAATGACTTAGTTCTACATCTAAAACTAGATACCATTATCCCCGATGCAGACAATCAAATAGTTCGTAGTGCTTTTTTAAGCGAGAATGTTTCAGCTTTAAGTGAGAATATTTCGGCTTCTACTGAGAACCAATATAGTGTTCATGGTAGTCCCCAAGTTGTGAGTGATGAACATTTTGGCAGTTGTTTCATTTTTGATGGAAGACAAGACTATATAGAAATTCCTAATTCAGAGGACATTAACTTTGCAACTAATCAAGATTTTACCGTTGCCAGTTGGATAAAAATAGCCAAAGAACAACCATTTAAAACCAATGGTGACAACGATATTATTGAAAAATGGAATGGTAGTGGAGGTTATCCCTATGTCATCAGATATTTGCGTAATGAGCAAAGAATCCATGCAGCAAGATATGATGGTTCTAATAATCCCGCTGTCACCACCACAACCCAACTTAATAGTGAGCAATTTTATCACATTGCTTTTGTGAAAGAAGGTAGCAAGTTACGGCTTTATTTAGATGGACATGAAGAAAATAGTACGGATGATACAACCCAATCTCAAACACAAAATGATTCACCTCTTTATCTAGCACGTAGAGGAGGAAGCAATGAAGCTTATGCTAACTATTTTGCGGGAACAATTGCTCATCTCCGCATCTATAATAAGGCATTATTCCCAGAAGAAATTAAACAGGATATGAATGATGATTTAACTGCGATCGCCGCTTTTAATCTTGCCTATCCTCTTGATTTTGACTTATATGAAGGGGACAATAAAGAGTCCATTATCTTTATTGAAAATGATACTAAGGGAGAAGAACTGGTTTTAGAAATTGCTAATAATACAGAACAAGGGATTACTTTACTGGCAAAAAGTGGAGCAGTCAGTCAAAATAATTATCATTTTGAATTAAGATTTAGACCTGATACTCTATCACCTAAATCTTTACAGCAATTGGCTTTAAAACCTCAAAGTAATTGGAGTATGAGTCATCCTGTTACTCAAGCAGATGGGATAGTTTCTCTCTATTTCTTAACAACTAATACTACTTTATCAGCTAATGAGGTCGTTACTTTAACCCTGCCAAACGTCAGTGCTTCAGCAGCGGGAGGGGCAAGAACAACCAGAGTTGAGTTTTTATGTCCAGAGTTTACTTATCAAGGAGAGACTTTAACTCATTATTACCGAGAAAAAAACCTCAGTGTTATCGATCATCGGGGTAAGAAAAATATTCCGCTTCATGTCAGTTTTGTAGGCTCTAATCGGATTTTGAATGATGGCACAACGACAAATAAGTTAACTTTGCGAATTGTTAATGTATTAAAAGATAAATCTATTCCTTTGATTCCAGATAGTAAGGGGGATAATGCCTCTAAGTTTATTATCTCTTTTGATGTTCAAGAAGAAGGGCAGAATAAAGATTGGGCTTTGGGAACCACAAGTCAAGTACAAGGAATAGGGATTCAAGGAACAGATTTTCGACTGACGGCAAGACATATAGAGGAGTGGAAAATTGTTAAAGAGACTCAAGGAGAATCGCCAACTTGGACAATAACTAATCAAAATGAAGAAAACGTTGAGTTACGACAGGAACAGGGTATTGAATTAACAATTAGTAAGATCATTTCTTCTCTTCCTTCTGGTCAGACCAATCTTTATATACGCTATGAAAATATTCCGGGTTATTGGGATGGAACTTTTATTTGTACGATAGAAAAATCACCCATTTTGTTTGATGAGCACGGCAAGGTTGGCATGGGTATTACTCCAGGGACTGAACAATTGAAAGTAAAGGGAGATACAGCGATCACAGGCAAATTTTCTCTAGGTCAACTTATTGCCAATTATGATAGTGGTTGGTTTGATGTTGAAATAAATAAAAATTATAAGAAAGAGCATAACTTAGGAACTTTCTTATTAGTTACTCAAATTCTTTTTAAAGATACTAATGGCAGAATATGGGATGCAAAAACGACACTTCGTAGAGTCAATGATGGTGACTTCCAAAATAGCTATTGTGGTTATTATTTATTGATGCCAGACCATAATACTTTTGATTTTGCAACAGCAGGACAGGCCGTTTTTGCTGCAGACAATACTTCAACTTATGGACCGGAAAGGAAAAGTCAACGTTTTTTCAAAGGTAGCTATCGAATTTTTGCTTGGAGGATTGGAGCTACATTAAATGAATAA